A single Chryseobacterium sp. DNA region contains:
- the kbl gene encoding glycine C-acetyltransferase: protein MISEKYLQHLQNELQNIENDGLYKRERIITSQQSAEIEANGKKLLNFCANNYLGLSNHPEVMKASQDMIESHGYGMSSVRFICGTQDIHKQLEKEIADFLGLEDTILYAAAFDANGGVFEPLFTEEDAIISDELNHASIIDGVRLCKAARYRYKNNDMADLEAQLIAASEKNHRFKIIVTDGVFSMDGIVANLKGVCDLADKYNALVMVDDSHATGFIGKTGRGTHEANEVMGRVDIITSTLGKALGGALGGFTSGKKEIIDMLRQRSRPYLFSNSLAPGIVGAALKVLDMISEDTSLRDQVMENAEYFRTEMKAKGFDIPDGDAAIVPVMLYDAPLSQKMAEKLMDEGIYVIGFFYPVVPKGKARIRVQLSAAHTREHLDKAIAAFEKVGKELGVIS from the coding sequence ATGATCTCTGAAAAATATCTTCAACATTTGCAGAATGAACTTCAAAATATTGAGAATGACGGGCTTTACAAAAGAGAAAGAATCATCACTTCTCAGCAGAGTGCGGAAATAGAAGCCAACGGTAAAAAGCTTTTGAACTTCTGTGCCAATAATTATTTGGGATTATCCAATCATCCTGAAGTCATGAAAGCTTCTCAGGATATGATTGAATCTCATGGATACGGAATGTCATCGGTACGTTTTATCTGCGGAACACAGGATATTCACAAGCAACTGGAGAAAGAAATTGCAGATTTCTTAGGTCTTGAAGATACCATACTGTATGCTGCTGCTTTTGATGCTAACGGCGGTGTTTTTGAACCTTTATTTACAGAAGAGGATGCCATTATTTCAGATGAACTGAACCACGCTTCCATCATTGACGGAGTTCGTCTTTGTAAGGCAGCCAGATACCGTTACAAAAACAATGATATGGCAGATCTTGAAGCCCAGCTGATCGCTGCTTCTGAAAAGAATCACCGTTTCAAAATTATTGTTACAGACGGGGTTTTCTCTATGGATGGTATTGTTGCCAACTTAAAAGGAGTATGTGACCTTGCTGATAAATATAACGCCTTGGTAATGGTGGATGATTCTCATGCAACAGGATTCATTGGGAAAACCGGCCGTGGAACCCATGAGGCAAATGAAGTTATGGGAAGAGTGGATATTATTACTTCTACTTTAGGGAAAGCTCTTGGAGGTGCTTTAGGAGGATTTACTTCCGGTAAAAAAGAAATCATCGATATGCTGAGACAGCGTTCCCGTCCATACTTATTCTCCAATTCACTGGCTCCGGGAATCGTAGGGGCTGCTTTAAAAGTATTGGATATGATTTCTGAAGATACTTCCCTTCGTGATCAAGTAATGGAAAATGCAGAGTATTTCAGAACAGAAATGAAAGCAAAAGGCTTTGATATTCCTGATGGGGATGCTGCAATTGTTCCGGTAATGCTTTATGATGCACCGCTTTCTCAGAAAATGGCTGAAAAGCTGATGGATGAAGGGATTTATGTTATCGGATTCTTCTATCCTGTAGTACCGAAAGGAAAGGCGAGAATCAGAGTTCAGCTGTCTGCCGCTCATACAAGAGAACACCTTGATAAAGCTATTGCTGCTTTTGAAAAAGTAGGAAAGGAATTAGGGGTAATCTCTTAA
- a CDS encoding CopD family protein codes for MLYTIIKALHIIFMVSYFAGIFYLVRIFVYYKDTDEFPEEKKKILREQYTFMARRLWNIITVPAGVIMAVCGLVMIFMNPGLMKMPWFHLKLTFLIGLAAYHFWCWKKVLQLKELNGNTLEIANIKLRQANEIATFILFLVVFTVILKSMAIEYWWQLIGGFFVLVFLIMMTVKLVNKNKKNK; via the coding sequence ATGCTTTACACAATAATCAAAGCGCTGCACATTATTTTTATGGTAAGCTATTTTGCGGGAATTTTCTATCTCGTGAGAATCTTCGTTTACTATAAGGATACCGATGAATTTCCGGAAGAAAAAAAGAAAATTCTCAGAGAGCAGTATACGTTTATGGCCAGAAGGCTGTGGAATATCATTACCGTTCCTGCCGGTGTGATCATGGCGGTGTGCGGACTGGTCATGATTTTTATGAACCCGGGACTAATGAAAATGCCATGGTTCCATTTAAAACTGACCTTCCTGATCGGTCTTGCTGCGTATCATTTCTGGTGTTGGAAAAAAGTGCTTCAATTGAAGGAACTGAATGGAAATACGCTGGAAATTGCCAACATCAAACTGCGGCAGGCGAATGAAATTGCAACCTTTATTCTGTTTCTGGTCGTATTTACCGTTATTTTAAAATCAATGGCAATTGAATACTGGTGGCAATTAATCGGAGGATTTTTCGTTCTTGTATTTCTGATCATGATGACAGTGAAACTGGTTAATAAAAATAAAAAAAACAAATAA
- a CDS encoding ABC transporter permease, translating into MIAILKKELWSYFGNWSAWVIIAAFSLIATLFLFFFDNDSNIFEIGMASLQSYFVLVPWLLMFIIPALSMKTFAEEQQTGTLNWLFSQPLKVSELVAGKFLSVWIVGILCLIPSLIYLYTVYVLGVPEGNIDLGMTFGSYIGLIILIAAFSGVGILASSLSQNQIMAYLLGVFMCFIMYFGIEQLASYKLLGGADFILQNIGFYQHFLGFTRGLIDGRDIAYFVLVIGLSLVLSNHFINKKK; encoded by the coding sequence ATGATTGCAATTTTAAAGAAAGAACTTTGGAGTTACTTTGGAAACTGGAGTGCATGGGTGATTATTGCCGCATTCAGTCTGATAGCCACTCTTTTCCTGTTCTTTTTCGACAACGATTCTAATATTTTTGAGATCGGAATGGCCTCTCTGCAGAGCTATTTCGTATTGGTTCCATGGCTGCTGATGTTTATTATTCCGGCCCTTTCGATGAAAACTTTTGCAGAAGAGCAGCAAACGGGAACGCTGAACTGGCTTTTTTCACAGCCGTTAAAAGTATCCGAACTGGTAGCAGGAAAGTTCCTTTCCGTATGGATTGTCGGGATTTTATGCCTTATTCCATCCCTGATCTATCTTTATACGGTATATGTTTTGGGAGTTCCGGAAGGAAATATTGACCTTGGGATGACATTCGGAAGTTATATTGGATTAATTATTTTAATTGCAGCATTTTCAGGAGTGGGGATTTTAGCTTCTTCACTGTCACAGAACCAGATCATGGCTTATCTTCTAGGGGTTTTCATGTGCTTTATCATGTACTTTGGAATTGAACAGCTGGCAAGCTATAAACTATTGGGCGGAGCGGATTTTATCCTTCAGAATATAGGTTTTTATCAGCATTTTTTAGGATTTACCAGAGGCCTTATCGATGGTAGGGATATTGCTTATTTTGTATTGGTCATCGGCCTTTCATTAGTATTGTCGAATCATTTTATTAACAAAAAGAAGTAG
- the gldG gene encoding gliding motility-associated ABC transporter substrate-binding protein GldG — MKKINAKSPLGIFLIVIIPLVVILAYSGIRLDLTKEKRYTLSDNTIKVLESVKKPLTVEVYLEGDFPASFKQLQGETKFMLEEFRKVNSKIDFKFIDPIKTKMSQDTLMAMGMQPSILPDVKDGKISQITLFPYAVIKYDNKGVSIPLVVQQAGIDADQQLTRSIEGLEYSLVSNIKNIAAAKRKKIGILVNHDELSPEEFQGFVQLALENYDAGPIIPKNQTELSLEDVPLLKQMSALVIAKPRKAFTDNEKVILDQYIMNGGKTLWMIDAVNAEMDTLTRSKKVMPFPVDINMTDFFFNYGVRINPALVKDVKKFALLRLVTGEVSGNPQYTSLPWPYYPLGIAENNNPVTKNINPVKFEFPTSIDTLGGRKNIKTKVLFESSERTLLKQVPNYVDLKEIASVDSLGQMEKPSTPKIFAVALEGKFNSAYASRIERKSYPGFKAASPDNKMIVIADGDVGRNKVIKGKPLPLGVDLLTNEQFGNEQFLRNALDYLLDDSNLMELRNRNIEERLLDRHRITEEKTNWQWLNLLLPLVIIGLIGGLFFWLRKKKFG, encoded by the coding sequence ATGAAGAAGATCAATGCTAAATCTCCACTGGGAATTTTCCTAATCGTTATTATTCCTTTAGTTGTTATCCTGGCGTATTCGGGAATAAGATTAGACTTAACAAAAGAAAAAAGATATACCCTTTCTGATAATACCATTAAAGTATTGGAATCTGTAAAGAAACCTTTAACGGTTGAGGTATACCTGGAAGGTGATTTCCCCGCAAGCTTCAAACAGCTGCAGGGAGAAACGAAGTTTATGCTGGAAGAGTTCAGAAAAGTGAATTCCAAGATTGATTTTAAATTTATCGACCCTATTAAAACCAAAATGTCCCAGGACACTTTGATGGCGATGGGAATGCAGCCTTCGATTCTTCCCGACGTTAAAGACGGAAAAATCTCACAGATCACTCTTTTCCCGTACGCCGTAATAAAATATGACAACAAAGGCGTTTCTATTCCTTTGGTGGTACAGCAGGCAGGAATTGATGCAGATCAGCAGCTTACAAGATCCATTGAAGGATTGGAATACAGTCTTGTTTCCAATATTAAGAATATTGCAGCAGCCAAAAGAAAAAAAATAGGGATTTTGGTCAACCACGATGAGCTGAGCCCGGAAGAATTCCAGGGATTTGTACAGCTGGCTTTGGAAAATTATGACGCCGGTCCCATCATTCCAAAAAACCAGACCGAGCTTTCATTAGAAGATGTTCCTTTGCTGAAGCAGATGAGTGCCCTTGTGATTGCAAAACCGCGTAAAGCCTTTACTGATAATGAAAAAGTAATCCTTGACCAATACATCATGAATGGCGGGAAAACACTTTGGATGATCGATGCGGTAAACGCTGAAATGGATACTTTAACACGATCTAAAAAAGTAATGCCCTTCCCGGTTGATATCAATATGACGGATTTCTTTTTCAATTACGGAGTGAGAATCAATCCTGCATTGGTAAAAGACGTGAAGAAATTTGCTTTATTAAGGCTGGTAACAGGGGAGGTGAGCGGAAACCCCCAGTATACAAGCTTACCTTGGCCGTATTATCCTCTGGGAATTGCCGAAAATAATAATCCGGTTACAAAGAATATCAACCCTGTAAAATTTGAATTCCCTACTTCCATCGATACATTGGGTGGGAGAAAGAACATCAAAACAAAAGTTCTTTTCGAATCCAGTGAAAGAACGCTGTTAAAGCAGGTTCCGAATTATGTGGACTTAAAAGAGATTGCAAGTGTAGACAGCCTTGGACAGATGGAGAAACCGAGTACACCAAAGATTTTTGCAGTAGCGTTGGAAGGGAAATTTAATTCTGCTTACGCTTCAAGAATCGAAAGAAAATCTTATCCCGGCTTCAAAGCGGCAAGTCCTGATAACAAAATGATCGTTATCGCAGACGGAGATGTAGGAAGAAATAAAGTGATCAAAGGAAAACCTCTTCCTTTAGGCGTAGACCTGCTGACCAACGAGCAGTTCGGAAACGAACAGTTCCTGAGAAATGCACTGGACTATCTGCTGGATGACAGCAACCTGATGGAGCTGAGAAACAGGAATATTGAAGAAAGACTTCTTGACAGACACAGAATTACCGAAGAGAAAACCAACTGGCAGTGGCTGAACTTACTGCTTCCATTGGTGATAATCGGCCTTATTGGAGGATTGTTCTTCTGGTTGAGGAAAAAGAAGTTCGGATAA
- a CDS encoding phosphatidylinositol-specific phospholipase C has translation MPTKQHNRFLLQMMEGVSNLRIAITDHSISSGQPWDNIPGIIQKSGNTWEIDVQAGRHDTDTVARWFKDKISVGNARGCSSYDALPGKLNFAFTCTLSFDYHNRHCELRDIQIGQGHNSRSENNWWIGSRNLKKVSGNYILETGQELTFKCDISVSGVNQFYMKLNTSEWMGKIDVKASLPGLSIPGTHDTGTYKISPASFGARCQNYDISQQLENGIRFLDIRLVNSSDTSDPLSLYHGIIPCDVTFGEVMNACREFLKNHPSETVLMSVDHEKSGQKISENFMTYLKKYDSLYYKDNTVPTIEQAKGKVVFLYRFDLDTGNSGIDKNRVGVRFGPWQDDASFETENSNGQKFYIEDNYKSYDTHKKVKYVQENLERAMKKDAGNESVLYVSFNSIAFGAFHHTPYQYAWGGTGIDPAMNPWLKQYTQYAGKRRLGIIPLDFYNNGGGNPVENELVENIIQSNY, from the coding sequence ATGCCAACAAAACAACACAACAGATTTCTTCTCCAAATGATGGAGGGAGTAAGCAATTTACGAATCGCAATAACAGACCACAGCATCTCCTCAGGACAACCCTGGGATAATATACCGGGCATCATTCAGAAGTCCGGAAATACATGGGAAATTGACGTTCAGGCCGGAAGGCATGATACAGATACGGTAGCACGATGGTTCAAAGATAAAATATCAGTTGGAAATGCCAGGGGATGCAGCTCTTATGACGCCTTGCCGGGCAAACTGAATTTTGCTTTTACCTGCACTCTTTCTTTTGATTATCACAACAGGCATTGTGAACTGCGGGATATCCAGATTGGGCAGGGACATAATTCAAGATCAGAAAATAACTGGTGGATCGGCAGCCGCAATCTTAAAAAAGTATCCGGAAATTATATCCTGGAGACGGGACAGGAGCTCACTTTTAAATGTGATATTTCCGTATCGGGAGTGAATCAGTTTTATATGAAATTAAATACTTCAGAGTGGATGGGTAAAATAGATGTGAAGGCTTCATTACCGGGACTGAGTATTCCCGGAACCCATGATACGGGGACGTATAAAATTTCCCCGGCATCATTTGGCGCCCGTTGTCAGAACTATGATATCAGCCAGCAGTTGGAAAATGGAATCCGTTTTTTAGATATTCGTCTTGTCAATTCGTCCGATACATCTGATCCTCTAAGTCTTTATCACGGGATTATCCCCTGTGATGTAACCTTTGGTGAGGTCATGAATGCCTGCCGGGAATTTTTGAAAAATCATCCTTCGGAAACTGTTTTAATGTCTGTTGATCATGAGAAAAGCGGTCAGAAAATCTCGGAAAACTTTATGACCTACCTTAAAAAATATGATTCTCTGTACTACAAAGACAATACAGTTCCAACAATAGAACAGGCAAAAGGTAAAGTTGTATTCTTATACAGGTTTGATCTGGATACAGGAAATTCCGGAATTGATAAAAATAGGGTGGGAGTAAGGTTTGGTCCATGGCAGGATGACGCTTCTTTTGAAACTGAAAATTCAAATGGGCAGAAGTTTTATATCGAAGATAATTATAAAAGCTATGACACCCACAAAAAAGTTAAATATGTACAGGAAAACCTTGAAAGAGCCATGAAAAAGGATGCCGGCAATGAGTCTGTTTTGTATGTGTCTTTTAACAGTATTGCTTTTGGAGCATTCCATCATACCCCTTATCAGTATGCATGGGGCGGAACAGGGATAGATCCTGCCATGAATCCATGGTTAAAACAGTATACCCAATATGCAGGGAAAAGACGGTTGGGAATTATTCCTCTTGATTTTTATAATAATGGTGGAGGAAATCCAGTGGAAAATGAACTGGTTGAGAATATCATTCAATCAAATTATTAA
- a CDS encoding DUF4268 domain-containing protein, which translates to MFSKQEAQQLKKEFWTAFGKSFPRKWILYDTKIKDMSFKFSADNKKAEVSLDIEMKDEIFRNAYYEKIWSLEDILKDFIGDFQKEEYFTLENGKTISRVWVDIQGVSIFNKNKWQEIFEFFVDKMDGFERFYYEYDDFIKDI; encoded by the coding sequence ATGTTCAGTAAACAAGAGGCACAGCAGCTAAAAAAAGAATTTTGGACCGCTTTTGGAAAGTCTTTTCCCAGAAAATGGATTTTATATGACACCAAGATCAAGGATATGTCATTCAAATTTTCTGCAGATAATAAAAAAGCAGAGGTTTCCCTAGACATTGAAATGAAGGACGAAATCTTCCGTAATGCTTATTATGAAAAAATCTGGTCTTTGGAGGATATCCTTAAAGATTTCATAGGTGATTTTCAAAAGGAAGAATATTTTACACTTGAAAATGGGAAGACAATCAGCAGGGTTTGGGTTGATATTCAGGGAGTTTCAATTTTTAATAAAAATAAATGGCAGGAAATTTTTGAATTTTTTGTTGACAAAATGGATGGATTTGAAAGATTTTACTACGAATATGATGATTTTATAAAGGATATATAA
- a CDS encoding Rrf2 family transcriptional regulator: MLSKKSQYAFKALSYLVEKRNEGPILISEIAEHKKIPLKFLENILLELKKAEILDSKKGKGGGYFFKENPENVKLAKIIRLVNGPIAMLPCVSLNFYEKCEDCNEDHCGLHDVLIEVRDASLNILEKKTLMDLVD, translated from the coding sequence ATGCTTTCCAAAAAATCTCAATATGCTTTTAAGGCGCTTTCATATCTTGTTGAAAAAAGAAATGAAGGCCCCATTCTTATTTCCGAAATAGCGGAACACAAAAAGATACCTTTAAAGTTTTTAGAAAATATTCTGCTTGAACTGAAAAAAGCGGAAATCCTTGACAGTAAAAAAGGAAAAGGAGGAGGATACTTTTTTAAAGAAAATCCTGAAAATGTAAAACTGGCCAAGATCATCCGTCTGGTCAATGGCCCTATCGCCATGCTTCCATGTGTAAGTCTTAATTTTTATGAAAAATGTGAAGACTGTAACGAAGATCACTGTGGCCTCCATGACGTATTGATCGAGGTTAGGGATGCCTCACTGAATATTTTGGAGAAGAAAACTTTAATGGATCTGGTCGACTGA
- a CDS encoding sulfite exporter TauE/SafE family protein gives MVISRKIQIRLNVLIVMLAVLFITIFSMYELGYLDELLTVLARDHYIFYWMLLVGVFAEIVAGSMGMGYGVICTTTLMFLNIPPHIVSASIHSAESFTTAAGSLSHIKLKNVSKSLVKKLAVPAVIGAVIGAVSLTYLGEYYAKITKTVIAFYTLYLGFQILSNAFKKNRTKPLKRKQT, from the coding sequence ATGGTGATTTCAAGAAAAATTCAGATCCGGCTCAATGTACTTATCGTGATGCTTGCGGTACTTTTCATTACCATTTTCTCCATGTACGAACTGGGGTATCTCGATGAACTTCTCACGGTTTTGGCCAGGGATCATTATATCTTTTACTGGATGCTGCTGGTGGGTGTTTTTGCAGAAATTGTCGCCGGATCTATGGGAATGGGGTATGGAGTGATCTGTACTACAACCCTTATGTTTCTGAATATTCCGCCTCATATTGTAAGTGCAAGTATTCACTCCGCAGAAAGTTTTACAACGGCAGCAGGAAGTCTGAGCCATATCAAACTGAAAAATGTAAGCAAAAGCCTGGTAAAGAAATTAGCGGTTCCGGCGGTTATCGGGGCCGTTATAGGAGCTGTAAGTCTGACCTACCTGGGTGAATATTACGCTAAAATTACAAAAACCGTTATTGCTTTTTACACTTTATACCTCGGATTTCAGATCTTATCTAATGCATTTAAGAAAAACAGAACAAAGCCCTTAAAAAGAAAACAAACCTGA
- a CDS encoding TSUP family transporter produces the protein MIGGFIDSFAGGGWGPLVTGTLIKNAFTPRFAVGSSTVAKFILTITAAATFFLTLGIQHWNIILGLLIGGIITAPFSAMLTAKLPVKKMFVVIGLLVIIMSSITIYKSVFS, from the coding sequence TTGATAGGAGGCTTTATCGATTCTTTTGCAGGGGGAGGATGGGGCCCGCTGGTTACAGGAACGCTGATCAAGAATGCTTTTACCCCCAGATTTGCAGTCGGAAGTTCTACGGTCGCTAAATTTATCCTGACCATCACGGCTGCGGCCACCTTTTTCCTTACACTCGGTATTCAGCACTGGAATATTATTCTGGGACTGTTAATCGGGGGAATTATTACCGCTCCTTTTTCTGCGATGCTCACAGCAAAGCTTCCTGTGAAGAAGATGTTTGTGGTCATTGGGCTCCTGGTGATTATCATGAGTTCTATAACTATTTATAAATCAGTATTCAGTTGA
- a CDS encoding putative quinol monooxygenase — MNLHIIALFKFNENYLMEAVELFQNLVKETRKEEGCLQYDLIEDKDNKGTFFLIELWESVDHHNRHNGQDHLLDFRKEASKMMESSVEVYKGFKIY, encoded by the coding sequence ATGAATTTACATATCATTGCACTTTTTAAGTTTAATGAAAATTACCTGATGGAGGCTGTAGAGCTTTTTCAAAACCTTGTAAAAGAGACAAGAAAAGAAGAAGGCTGCCTGCAGTATGACCTTATTGAAGATAAAGACAATAAAGGTACTTTTTTCCTGATTGAGCTTTGGGAGAGTGTTGACCATCACAACAGGCATAATGGGCAGGATCACCTGTTGGATTTCCGTAAAGAGGCTTCCAAAATGATGGAAAGCTCCGTGGAAGTATATAAAGGATTCAAGATCTATTAA
- a CDS encoding T9SS type A sorting domain-containing protein: MKTKLFLASLLALTVQQTVAAQTDALGYTQVDMSMGSGYQNRVFVNLADGNMVSQPANTWDIAFYRNSSFQFGSRINDALDIEVYTASTNLADWDTINISNLASWGAPLYNPDQTTDLSQGAFEQGPVTSSNPNIPATGWGVYNPITHHIQGKAIFVLRYTATDSYIKFAIEDSFAGYTFRYSKWNGTSWEPTETRTIANGTDDAYFNYFSFTTGAKVPNMEPSKSAWDLVFTKYYTFYNNIQMYPLSGAIQSPNVKVAVVQPEDQATSSYTIPADNSFSSNITTVGHSWKGIGTVKNNVVYYIKKGSDYYRMYFTTNGGATTGNMYFKYKKVTATLGITEVGKKASFGIYPNPAAADKKVTVLFDVKEKANNKGNVEVYDLTGKKVYSAELANQTGLYQKDINLSHLTSGNYLVKITYGDHSETKKLIIK, from the coding sequence ATGAAAACAAAACTATTCTTGGCTTCACTGCTGGCTCTTACTGTGCAACAGACCGTTGCAGCACAAACAGATGCATTAGGATACACACAGGTGGATATGTCGATGGGAAGCGGTTATCAGAACCGTGTATTTGTGAACCTGGCGGACGGCAATATGGTTTCTCAGCCGGCGAATACCTGGGATATTGCTTTTTATAGAAATTCAAGTTTTCAATTTGGATCAAGGATTAATGACGCTCTTGATATCGAAGTATATACAGCCTCCACCAATCTGGCTGATTGGGATACCATCAATATCAGCAATTTAGCATCATGGGGAGCCCCTTTATACAATCCTGATCAAACAACAGACTTAAGCCAGGGCGCTTTTGAGCAGGGCCCTGTTACTTCAAGCAACCCGAATATTCCGGCAACAGGCTGGGGAGTATACAACCCGATTACCCATCATATTCAGGGAAAAGCAATTTTCGTTTTACGATATACCGCTACTGATTCTTATATCAAATTTGCCATTGAGGATTCATTTGCAGGATATACATTCAGATATTCCAAATGGAACGGCACCTCTTGGGAACCTACAGAAACAAGGACGATTGCCAACGGGACAGATGATGCTTATTTCAACTATTTCTCATTTACCACAGGGGCAAAAGTTCCGAATATGGAACCTTCCAAAAGTGCATGGGATCTGGTATTTACTAAGTATTACACTTTTTATAACAATATTCAGATGTATCCTCTTTCAGGAGCCATTCAAAGTCCAAACGTTAAAGTGGCTGTGGTTCAGCCTGAAGATCAGGCAACATCATCATATACTATTCCTGCCGACAACAGTTTCTCATCCAACATTACCACGGTGGGACATTCCTGGAAAGGTATTGGAACCGTTAAGAATAATGTAGTCTATTATATCAAAAAAGGAAGTGATTATTACAGAATGTACTTTACCACCAATGGCGGTGCCACCACAGGAAACATGTATTTCAAGTACAAAAAAGTCACCGCAACATTAGGGATCACAGAGGTAGGGAAAAAAGCCTCTTTTGGAATTTATCCTAACCCTGCTGCTGCGGATAAAAAAGTAACGGTTTTATTTGATGTTAAAGAAAAGGCAAATAATAAAGGGAATGTAGAAGTATATGACCTTACCGGGAAAAAGGTATATTCTGCGGAGCTGGCTAACCAGACGGGCTTATACCAGAAAGATATCAATTTATCTCACCTTACTTCCGGAAATTATCTTGTCAAAATAACGTATGGTGATCATTCGGAAACGAAAAAGCTCATTATAAAATAA
- a CDS encoding T9SS type A sorting domain-containing protein, which translates to MNLKLLLGTLVLTAAPAHAQLASINENFETFVTGPAGPAAAWPQKNWNRVQNATDGPWVYAAGTTNKYVQYYSFSAPNTAGYLITPQIVAPDGTKTISFTAAITSGSATGATGTIEVGLVSGTSDMASFTPIASIINLNPTNTPYSLTVPASSNQYIAFKIIGSAMHTAIQIDDVVYNNATLSVTDHIKSSDEIRFAVNSGNTALEFVTRKDPKNIQIYSASGQKAAEGKLNRQQFDISTLQTGVYYTIIETAEGKTIKSKFIKK; encoded by the coding sequence ATGAATTTAAAATTACTCCTAGGAACTTTAGTGCTTACGGCGGCCCCTGCCCATGCACAGTTAGCCTCTATCAATGAAAATTTTGAGACTTTTGTTACAGGTCCGGCGGGTCCGGCAGCAGCCTGGCCTCAAAAAAACTGGAATAGAGTTCAAAATGCAACAGATGGTCCATGGGTATATGCAGCGGGGACGACCAATAAATATGTACAGTATTACAGTTTCTCCGCACCCAATACGGCAGGATACCTGATCACGCCTCAGATCGTGGCTCCAGACGGTACGAAGACGATCTCTTTCACGGCGGCCATCACTTCCGGATCTGCAACCGGAGCTACCGGTACCATTGAAGTAGGTTTAGTGAGCGGAACTTCTGATATGGCTTCATTTACCCCGATCGCAAGTATTATCAATCTGAACCCGACGAATACACCGTATTCATTAACGGTACCTGCTTCTTCCAACCAGTACATTGCTTTCAAAATTATCGGAAGTGCAATGCATACCGCAATACAGATAGATGATGTGGTATACAATAATGCAACACTGTCAGTAACTGATCATATAAAGTCCAGTGACGAGATCAGGTTTGCGGTGAATTCAGGTAATACAGCACTGGAATTTGTTACGAGAAAAGATCCTAAAAACATTCAGATCTACTCTGCTTCAGGGCAAAAAGCTGCGGAAGGGAAACTGAACAGACAACAATTTGATATCAGCACCCTTCAGACAGGAGTTTATTACACGATTATTGAAACTGCTGAAGGAAAAACCATCAAATCGAAATTCATAAAGAAATAA